A stretch of the Channa argus isolate prfri chromosome 9, Channa argus male v1.0, whole genome shotgun sequence genome encodes the following:
- the LOC137132640 gene encoding CD209 antigen-like protein C translates to MAEICMNVEPQNHLEQRPSTDETGSRSSQRRFYGALLFWALLSPFLVAFLIRLSVHSAELSAVKAKLTERLQASDGQLSLMSAERDQLNARLIAMTEERNRLQTLSNQKKTCPTGWRKFSCSCYLLSSLSGSWERGREDCRVKGADLVVIESDEEQTFVLGLTQQPAWIGLNDKEVEGTWKWVDGTSLIKTYWKKDQPDNGGGSSRWGEEDCAHIRNEENTRWNDLSCTASLRWICETLA, encoded by the exons ATGGCGGAAATTTGTATGAATGTCGAACCTCAAAACCATTTGGAACAGAGACCTTCAACAGATGAGacgg GTTCAAGGAGCTCACAGAGGAGATTTTATGGAGCTCTTCTCTTTTGGGCGCTGTTGAGTCCTTTTCTTGTGGCTTTTCTCATCCGCCTCAGTGTGCACT CTGCAGAGCTCTCTGCTGTTAAAGCCAAACTGACTGAACGTTTGCAGGCCAGTGATGGTCAACTTTCCTTGATGagtgcagagagagaccagctgaatgccaGGCTCATCGCAATGACTGAAGAGCGGAACAGGCTTCAGACTTTGTCCAATCAAA AGAAAACATGTCCTACAGGATGGAGGAAGTTTAGTTGTTCCTGTTACCTCCTCTCCAGTCTGTCTGGTTCCtgggaaagaggcagagaggactGCAGAGTCAAAGGAGCAGATCTGGTGGTTATAGAGAGTGATGAAGAGCAG ACCTTTGTTTTAGGATTAACTCAGCAACCAGCTTGGATTGGTTTGAATGATAAAGAAGTGGAGGGGACCTGGAAATGGGTAGATGGTACTTCACTGATTAAGAC GTACTGGAAGAAAGATCAGCCTGATAATGGTGGTGGAAGCTCACGGTGGGGTGAAGAGGACTGTGCACATAtcagaaatgaagaaaacaccCGTTGGAATGATCTGTCATGTACAGCTTCTCTGCGTTGGATCTGTGAAACATTAGCATAA
- the LOC137132638 gene encoding phospholipid transfer protein-like, which produces MTCCVLYLFFSVHLISPVTPVDPTGIKVRITNAALDAVKNVALTYLKDLVNKPLPDFELPCGQPCSVKGLIVNSLEWKTIDLHFEENSGLLFEIRDLQFTGKLQNSLSLWFIQHFVDGEVKFEGTNVNAITEVKLASTQQGRLEVDIAKCEIKADLSVEAPGRILGVVWDSVRELLNDFLEDELCFVLKATAMPLINIMLEDHSMKMQQLLNSPILNIFIDIDYSLSGDMTVTSNSLDVPFSGFMFLQGDNVEISLIEGYSNSHMDETDMMVYFGISEFFFNSIGMLLYRSGPILLDVPRIETFGANLILKSLGLPQGPVTVTLIKAPLVTISPNGLSANALAIAQSHQAGTAPVAVSCSIVLKLDLKENSLHLLSTVANCKVRPQKSMLENVFLFPLSSLVQHEASQMIINTLDNFFDTEPLIPVPEGVELTDIKYFDGFVVVGGNLNFPQAVKGRDKSR; this is translated from the exons ATGACCTGCTGTGTGTTGTACCTCTTCTTTTCGGTCCACCTCATATCCCCCGTCACTCCTGTCGACCCTACCGGCATCAAAGTCCGAATCACCAACGCAGCGCTAGATGCTG TGAAAAATGTTGCGCTGACGTATTTGAAGGATCTGGTAAACAAACCTCTTCCAGACTTTGAACTCCCATGTGGGCAACCATGCAGTGTCAAAGG GTTGATAGTAAATAGTCTGGAGTGGAAAACGATTGATCTTCACTTCGAGGAGAATTCTGGTCTCCTTTTTGAGATCAGGGACCTTCAGTTCACTGGAAAACTTCAAAATAGCCTGAGTCTGTGGTTCATTCAGCACTTTGT TGATGGGGAGGTGAAGTTTGAAGGAACAAATGTCAACGCTATTACTGAAGTGAAACTGGCCTCAACCCAACAAGGACGCCTGGAAGTGGATatagcaaaatgtgaaattaaagcaGACCTCAGTGTAGAGGCTCCTGGTCGCATACTTGG AGTTGTGTGGGACTCGGTGAGAGAACTTCTTAATGACTTCTTAGAAGATGAG ctCTGTTTTGTTCTAAAGGCAACTGCTATGCCACTAATCAACATCATGTTAGAAGACCACTCCATGAAGATGCAGCAACTCCTCAACTCCCCCATCCTCAACATTTTCATCGACATTGATTACTCTCTGAGTGGAGACATGACTGTGACATCCAACAGCCTCGATGTGCCTTTCAGT ggctTCATGTTCCTGCAGGGGGACAATGTGGAAATCAGTTTGATAGAGGGATATTCAAATTCACATATGGATGAAACCGACATGATGGTTTACTTTGGCATCTCTGAGTTCTTCTTCAACAGCATCGGCATGTTGCTGTATAGGTCAGGGCCCATTCTACTTGACGTTCCAAGG ATAGAAACATTTGGTGCAAATTTAATTCTGAAAAGTTTAGGACTTCCTCAG GGCCCTGTTACTGTGACGCTTATTAAAGCTCCGCTTGTCACTATCAGCCCGAATGGACTCTCTGCTAATGCGTTAGCTATCGCTCAGTCTCATCAAGCAGGGACAGCACCTGTTGCTGTG agcTGTAGCATTGTTTTAAAGCTGgatttgaaagaaaacagtttgCATCTTTTGTCTACAGTTGCcaa CTGTAAAGTTCGACCTCAAAAGTCAATGCTA gaaaatgtgtttttatttccactgaGTTCACTAGTTCAACATGAAGCCAGTCAGATGATTATAAATACTTTGGACA actttTTTGATACAGAACCTCTGATCCCTGTGCCTGAAGGAGTGGAGCTCacagacataaaatattttgat GGATTTGTGGTGGTTGGAGGAAACCTGAACTTCCCTCAAGCTGTAAAAGGAAGAGACAAGAGCAGATAA
- the LOC137132981 gene encoding CD209 antigen-like protein C: LDSSVSLSTIGPRSSDRRLYKTIGLCLGLLSVFLLAGLIVLGVHYDNSAQRAAAELSSIKTNLTELLQDIKNKVSSLTEERDQLNTRLNKTAEELNKCQKRTCPAGWMMFSYSCYLLSTESGSWTKGREDCRKRGADLVVINSAEEQTFLSAFTRMGTWIGLSDRDEEGTWRWIDGTTLTFKYWDVMEPNNEDKDSTDGEDCAEIKVQKGHKWNDLSCEVSQQWICEKKV, from the exons CTGGACTCATCGGTCTCCTTGTCCACCATAG gtcccaggaGCTCCGACAGGAGACTTTATAAAACTATTGGtctctgtctggggctgctgagtgttttcctgttggCTGGACTCATCGTCCTCggtgtccact ATGATAACTCAGCACAACGTGCAGCTGCAGAACTCTCCAGCATCAAaaccaacctgactgagcttctCCAGGACATTAAGAACAAAGTGTCTTCactgactgaagagagagaccagctgaataccagactcaataaaacagcagaggaactgaACAAGTGTCAGA AGAGAActtgtcctgcaggatggaTGATGTTCAGCTACTCCTGTTATCTCCTGTCCACTGAGTCTGGTTCATGgacaaaaggcagagaggactgcagaaagagaggagcagacCTGGTGGTCATTAACAGTGCTGAAGAACAG ACATTTCTCTCTGCATTCACCAGAATGGGAACTTGGATTGGTTTGAGTGACAGAGATGAAGAGGGGACCTGGAGATGGATCGATGGAACTACACTGACTTTTAA GTACTGGGATGTGATGGAGCCCAATAATGAGGATAAAGATTCGACAGATGGAGAAGACTGTGCAGAAATTAAAGTTCAAAAAGGTCACAAGTGGAATGACCTGTCATGTGAAGTATCTCAGCagtggatctgtgagaaaaaagtGTAA